In Xanthomonas campestris pv. phormiicola, the DNA window ATGCCGACCGCCTGGGCGAAGGCCTGCCGCTGGCGCCGCAACTGCGCACCGGCGACGAACTGGGCCAGGTCGCGCAACGCCTGGACCAGGCCAGCACCCTGCTCGCCGCGCGTGCCGCCGAGGCGCAGTCGGCGCGGCGCGAGGCCGAGGCCGCCAACCGTGCCAAGACCGAGTTCATGTCGCGCAGCAGCCACGAGCTGCGCACCCCGCTCAACGCCATCCTCGGCTATGCGCAGGTGCTGGAAATGGACCTGCCCGGCGCCGCGCAGCGCGGCCAGCTGCAGCACATCCTCGGTGCCGGGCGACACCTGCTCGGGCTGATCACCGAACTGCTGGACATCGCCCGCATCGAGGCCGACCAACTCGACCTGAGCCTGCAGCCGGTCCCGGTGCGCACGGCGGTCGAGGAAGCGCTGGGCCTGGTCGCGCCGGAGGCGAACACCCGCGGCATCGTCCTGCAACCGCTGCAGATCCCGCCGGCCTGGACCGTGCGCGCCGATCCGCAGCGCCTGCGCCAGGTGCTGATCAACCTGCTGTCGAACGCGATCAAGTTCAACCGCCCCGACGGCACGGTGTGGGTGAGCGCCGAGCGGCAGGGCGAGTTCCTGGGCATCGCCGTGCACGACCGGGGCCACGGCCTGTCGACCGAGCAGGTGCAGCGGCTGTTCACTCCGTTCGAGCGGCTGGGCGCGGAGCGCTCGGCGATCGAAGGCACCGGCCTGGGCCTGGCGTTGAGCAAGCGCCTGACCGAAGCGATGGGCGGGCGCATCGTGGTGGAAAGCAGCCCGGAGGGTTCGCGGTTCTGGATCGCGCTGCCGCTGGATCGGCCCGCCGACGCGCCGGCGCCGCATCCGGCGATCGCCGCGACGGCGGCCGGCGATGGCCAGCGCAGCGTGCTCAGCGTCGAGGACAATCCCTCCAACCAGGCGCTGATCCGCACCCTGGCCGAGCGCCGCCCGCACTGGCGCCTGCACGAGGCGGCGACGCTGGCGCAGGCGCGCGCGCAGTTGCAACAGGCCCGCCCCGACCTGATCCTGCTCGACCTGCACCTGAGCGACGGCAACGGCGAGGACCTGCTGCGGCAACTGCGCGAGCAGCCGCACACCGCGGCGATCCCGGTGGTGGTGGTCAGCGCCGACGCGACGCCCGCCACGCTGGCGCGGGTGCAGGGCGACAACGTACGCGCCTACCTGACCAAACCGCTGGACGTGGCCGAATTCTTCACCGTTCTGGACCGACACCTCGCATGACCCGCAACGATGTCCTCGCCTCGCGCATCCTGATCGTCGACGACGAACCGGCCAACGTCCGCCTGCTCGAAGACCTGCTGCAGCGCGAAGGCTTCCAGCAGGTGGTGGCGACCACCGATCCGCAACGCGTGCTGGGCCTGGTCTCGGCGTTCGCGCCGGACCTGATCCTGCTCGACCTGATGATGCCGGAGCTGGACGGCTACGCGATCCTGGAGCAGCTGTCGCGGCTGGCCGGCGCGTCCAGCTTCCTGCCGGTGATCGTGCTCACCGCCGACCCCAGCCGCAGCGCGCGCCACCGCGCGCTCGGCCTGGGCGCCAAGGACTTCCTGACCAAGCCGCTGGACACCTTCGAAGTCGCGCTGCGGGTCTGGAACGTGGCCGAGACCACGGTGCTGTTCAAGCGCCTGCGCGCGCTGGCCGATCCGGAAGCCGCCCCACCAGGCTGGCGCGCCGATTGATTGAAGGCCGGGATTGGGGATTCGGGATTGGGGATTCGCAAGAGCCGCAGGCCTGCTTTTTCGAATCTCCAATCCCGAATCCCCAATCCCGGCCCCAAACCTACATCGCCCGCGTGACCTGGCCGCCCAGGCCCAGTGCCGTGAGCACTTCCTGCGCCTTCTCCAGCAGTTCGTCGGCCACGCAGACCTGCACCACGCCGAACGGCAGTTCACCGGCGCCGCCGAGCAGCGCCTCGCCGAACACGAACGCGGTGATGCCGGCATCCTCCAGCGCGTGCTTGGCCAGGTGCGCGTCGATCAGGTGCTGGGCACGATAGGCGATCTGCATGGCCCGCCCTCAGCCGCGCACGGCGACTTCGGCGGCCGCGCCGGCGCGCCATTCGCGCATCGCCGGCAAGGCCTCCAGCGCCGCCATGTACTGCGCGGCCTGCGCCGGCACCTCCACCCCGTAGCCGGCGAAACGCAGCGCCACCGGCGCGAACATCGCATCGACGATGCCGAAGTCGCCGCACAGGAACGCCCCGCCGCCGCCCTGGGTCTCGCGCAGCGTCGCCCACAGCTGCACGATGCGCGCGATATCGGCCCGCGCCTCGGCGTCCCAGCGCTCGCCGTCGGGCTGGCGGCAGGCCTGCATCGGCAGCTGCCGGCGCAGCGCCAGGAACCCGGAATGCATCTCGCAGGCCGCCGCCCGCGCCTGCGCGCGCACCTCCAGCGCCACCGGCCAGCCGCGGCCGCCCAGCCAGCGCTCGTTGGCGTACTCGCAGATCGCCAGCGAATCCCAGATCTGCAACTCGCCGTCCCACAGCGCCGGCACCCGCCCGGTCGGCGAATAGGCGCCGATGCGCGCGGCGAACTCCGGCGTATCCAGCGGCAGCGGCACCTCCTCGAACGGTACGTCGAAGTGGCGCAGCAGCAGCCACGGCCGCAGCGACCACGAAGACAGGTTCTTGTCGCCGATGACCAGACGGGGAAGCGGCATGACGCGATCTCGGACGTGGACAGACCCGCAGCGTACGCGGCGGGGCGGCCAGCGGCCAGCTCGGCTAAACTTGCGCTTTACTTTCTGCTGAAGCGCGCATGTCCGAGACCCCCGCCACCGACGCCACCGCCCCGGCCGAGAAGAAAGACTTCATCCGCCAGATCGTCCGCGAGGACCTGGCCAGCGGCAAGCACGCGGCCGTGCGCACCCGCTTCCCGCCCGAACCCAACGGCTACCTGCACATCGGCCACGCCAAGGCGATCTGCCTGGATTTCGGCATCGCCGCCGAGTTCGCCGGACGCTGCAACCTGCGCTTCGACGACACCAACCCGGCCAAGGAAGACCCCGAGTTCGTCGCCGCGATCCAGGACGACGTGCGCTGGCTGGGCTTCGACTGGGCCGAACTGCGCCACGCCTCGGACTACTTCGAGGTGTATTACCTGGCCGCGGAGAAGCTCATCGCCGACGGCCACGCCTTCGTCTGCGA includes these proteins:
- a CDS encoding ATP-binding protein, which encodes MSAATLRWNDWPLTRKSLAVVALPLLLLLAALVAIYSVERQNIAAENDVRQTLEVLSDLYEAHALLAETAAGVRGYRLVRQDAFLTPYRDAEPRLQTVVQRLAQRITDPQQAQRFARIQPLFAEKMQGWRRLLAPDLSREEEIRQLSEGKVKLDILRAELRELRNYETAQLQVRTAKAQALRQRNLLITLCAAMLGGLGAVFAVAWFASSLSRRLRVLSANADRLGEGLPLAPQLRTGDELGQVAQRLDQASTLLAARAAEAQSARREAEAANRAKTEFMSRSSHELRTPLNAILGYAQVLEMDLPGAAQRGQLQHILGAGRHLLGLITELLDIARIEADQLDLSLQPVPVRTAVEEALGLVAPEANTRGIVLQPLQIPPAWTVRADPQRLRQVLINLLSNAIKFNRPDGTVWVSAERQGEFLGIAVHDRGHGLSTEQVQRLFTPFERLGAERSAIEGTGLGLALSKRLTEAMGGRIVVESSPEGSRFWIALPLDRPADAPAPHPAIAATAAGDGQRSVLSVEDNPSNQALIRTLAERRPHWRLHEAATLAQARAQLQQARPDLILLDLHLSDGNGEDLLRQLREQPHTAAIPVVVVSADATPATLARVQGDNVRAYLTKPLDVAEFFTVLDRHLA
- a CDS encoding glutathione S-transferase family protein, which translates into the protein MPLPRLVIGDKNLSSWSLRPWLLLRHFDVPFEEVPLPLDTPEFAARIGAYSPTGRVPALWDGELQIWDSLAICEYANERWLGGRGWPVALEVRAQARAAACEMHSGFLALRRQLPMQACRQPDGERWDAEARADIARIVQLWATLRETQGGGGAFLCGDFGIVDAMFAPVALRFAGYGVEVPAQAAQYMAALEALPAMREWRAGAAAEVAVRG
- a CDS encoding DUF2007 domain-containing protein, whose amino-acid sequence is MQIAYRAQHLIDAHLAKHALEDAGITAFVFGEALLGGAGELPFGVVQVCVADELLEKAQEVLTALGLGGQVTRAM
- a CDS encoding response regulator, which gives rise to MTRNDVLASRILIVDDEPANVRLLEDLLQREGFQQVVATTDPQRVLGLVSAFAPDLILLDLMMPELDGYAILEQLSRLAGASSFLPVIVLTADPSRSARHRALGLGAKDFLTKPLDTFEVALRVWNVAETTVLFKRLRALADPEAAPPGWRAD